The stretch of DNA GTATCTTGTCAATAATAATAAAGCCTATTCACGTTATGTTCTTGCTGCAGATGTTGGGGGGACTAATACTACAATAGGAGTTTGTGGGATATGTGGACAAATTCCTTCTTTAGTGTTTTATAAACGTTATAAGAGTCAAAATATAAACTCCATAGTACCACCTCTTAGGGAGATCTTAGAATATACTAAAAATAACCACAATATAGATTTACAAGTTGCATGTTTTGGTTGTGCCGGAGTGCAACTTAAGAAAGACATTGTAAAGCTTACTAATTTGAAATGGGGTATTGACCTAAATGAAGTTATTCAGAAAACAGAAATTTCTAAAGCATTTATAATTAATGATTTTCAAGCAATTGGTTATGGGATTAATTTTCTCAAAGATGAGGATTCTAAGGATATTTTTATTGTAAGATCTACTAAGCATGACCAAAACAAAGCTAAAACTAAGGTCATTATTGGTGCAGGAACAGGCCTCGGAAAGGCAATTTTAGCTCATGACAATTATAATGAAGTATACACACCTTTGCCTAGTGAAGGGGGCCATACAGATTTTCCCATACATAATGAATTTGAGTTTAGATTAGTTAGGTATATCAAAGAAAAAAAGAATCTTAAAAGTTCAGTAAGATACGAGGATATATTATCCGGTACTGGTATAGAGTTGATTTATTTATTCTTGAAAGCATCTGGAGAATATTCAAAAACACATTATGACAAAATAATAGAAAAATCCAAAGATAAAGCTTCGTTGATATCTAAATACAAGGATATTGATGAAAAATCTAAAGAAGCGTTTAGATTATTTACTAGATTTTATGGAAGATGTGCAAAAAACTTTGCCTTAGACACTCTCTCATTGGGAGGATTATATATTGCCGGAGGAATTGCGAGTAAAAATAAAGAGATTTTTAAAACTGAAGATTTTTTAAAAGAATTTGAAAAATGTTCCACGCAAAAAAAAGTTCTTGAGTCAATTCCAATATATGTAATACTTAACTATGATGTAAGTTTATACGGGGCAGCGTACTATGCAATGATAAATTCCATATGAATTTAATAAAAACATTTAAAAAATAAATCGAAAGCTTTATAAAAAATAAAATGGAAATAGCTAATTGAAAATAATTTTTAGCATTAATATTTTCTATTATACTAATACTCTCACGAAGTCATTTTTGTTGTAATTTTAAAAATGGAGGGTAGAATATGGATATTTTAAATAATTTGGACTTGGCACTTGGTAAAAGGATTAGGTTGTATAGATTGATGTACACATATGGATTGAGAAATGGAAAATTAAATCTATTGCCCATTGATCATGGTTTAGAGCATGGTCCACGTGACTTCTTTTCAAATCCAGATAGCTTAGATCCAGAATACATTCTAAATTTAGCAATAAGTCTTGGAGTATCTGGCATTGTCATGCATATAGGGCTTGCAGAAAAATATATGAAAAAATACGCGGGGAATATCCCTCTTGTCCTAAAATTAAATGGGAAAACTTCAATACCTGAAGATGATGCCCCAATCTCACCATTGACGGCAAGTGTAGAGGATGCAGTTAGGCTAGGTGCAGATGCTGTTGGATATACTTTATATGTTGGAACTCCCAATCAAAAAGAAGATATTGATCAATTTAGAATAGTAAAAAAAGAAGCAGATAGATATGGAATGCCAATAATAGTCTGGTCCTATCCTAGAGGAAAGGCTATAGAAGAAAAAGGTGGAAAAGAATCTTTATTTGCTGTTGATTATGCTGCAAGAGTCGGATGTGAATTGGGTGCCGATATAATAAAAATTAACTTTCCAGTTATTGATGAATCAAAGATGGATTTGTATCCAGAGCCATATAATAAATTGTATTTGTCGCAAGGAGAGTGTATAAAAAAAGTAGTTAAATCCGCCGGGAATACAATGGTTCTTGTATCGGGGGGGTCGAAGATTGGCGATCAAGATATTTTAAACAAAGTCAAATATTCAAT from Methanofastidiosum sp. encodes:
- a CDS encoding glucokinase, with amino-acid sequence MKNKFGIEYLVNNNKAYSRYVLAADVGGTNTTIGVCGICGQIPSLVFYKRYKSQNINSIVPPLREILEYTKNNHNIDLQVACFGCAGVQLKKDIVKLTNLKWGIDLNEVIQKTEISKAFIINDFQAIGYGINFLKDEDSKDIFIVRSTKHDQNKAKTKVIIGAGTGLGKAILAHDNYNEVYTPLPSEGGHTDFPIHNEFEFRLVRYIKEKKNLKSSVRYEDILSGTGIELIYLFLKASGEYSKTHYDKIIEKSKDKASLISKYKDIDEKSKEAFRLFTRFYGRCAKNFALDTLSLGGLYIAGGIASKNKEIFKTEDFLKEFEKCSTQKKVLESIPIYVILNYDVSLYGAAYYAMINSI
- a CDS encoding fructose-bisphosphate aldolase: MDILNNLDLALGKRIRLYRLMYTYGLRNGKLNLLPIDHGLEHGPRDFFSNPDSLDPEYILNLAISLGVSGIVMHIGLAEKYMKKYAGNIPLVLKLNGKTSIPEDDAPISPLTASVEDAVRLGADAVGYTLYVGTPNQKEDIDQFRIVKKEADRYGMPIIVWSYPRGKAIEEKGGKESLFAVDYAARVGCELGADIIKINFPVIDESKMDLYPEPYNKLYLSQGECIKKVVKSAGNTMVLVSGGSKIGDQDILNKVKYSMEAGATGIIFGRNLWQRSREDSWKINEKIKNIMKEYPG